A window of Exiguobacterium sp. FSL W8-0210 contains these coding sequences:
- the pflA gene encoding pyruvate formate-lyase-activating protein, with the protein MTYGMIHSVESCGTVDGPGIRFIVFTQGCPLRCQYCHNVDTWEFGCGRRVSADEVVKEAISYRSFFEATGGGITFSGGEPLAQPEFLEAALTEAKRHGLHTVIDTAGSVVPKNIDAILDATDLVLLDIKHIDDAAYRVLTGRSNANTLAFAKRLAERNIPVWIRHVLVPGITMSEHFLRQTGEFIRTLGNVERVEVLPYHQLGVYKWENLGLAYPLTDVLPPSSEETDTAQTLLESYLC; encoded by the coding sequence ATGACCTATGGTATGATCCATTCCGTTGAATCATGTGGAACAGTCGATGGTCCTGGCATTCGATTCATCGTCTTTACGCAAGGATGTCCACTACGATGTCAATACTGTCATAACGTGGATACATGGGAGTTCGGTTGCGGACGGCGTGTCTCAGCAGACGAAGTCGTAAAAGAAGCGATCAGCTATCGCTCCTTTTTCGAGGCCACGGGTGGCGGAATCACTTTCTCTGGAGGTGAACCGCTCGCTCAGCCAGAATTCTTGGAGGCTGCTTTAACAGAAGCAAAACGCCATGGATTGCATACGGTCATCGATACCGCGGGATCCGTCGTCCCGAAAAACATCGATGCGATTCTCGATGCGACGGATCTAGTACTACTCGATATCAAACATATCGACGATGCCGCTTATCGCGTCTTGACTGGACGGAGTAACGCCAATACACTCGCCTTCGCAAAACGCCTAGCCGAGCGAAACATTCCCGTCTGGATTCGCCACGTCCTCGTTCCAGGTATTACGATGTCAGAACATTTCCTCCGCCAGACCGGCGAGTTCATCCGGACGCTCGGAAACGTCGAGCGCGTCGAAGTACTCCCGTATCATCAACTCGGTGTCTATAAGTGGGAAAACCTCGGTCTTGCATATCCATTAACTGATGTGCTTCCCCCTTCATCAGAAGAAACGGATACTGCGCAAACCTTACTTGAATCGTACTTGTGTTAA